Genomic window (Deltaproteobacteria bacterium):
AAAGTCAGCACTCCATCCACATTGCGAGATTGCCCTGCCGTCTCCCATGGATTTGTATTTTGGCTCCAGGGCTCGGAGAACATCCCAGTGACTTACCTTACCAACAACCCGCTTTTTATCATTCAACTCCCATCTACACGATAAATAAAGAATTCCTTTGGCGATGGCTTGGCTTGTGCTCGTTATTTCTCCGATATATCGCTGAGCGCTAAGTCCTTGCGACCGAACACAGGCAATGATTTCCGGAAGCAGACGATTCAGGCTCATGGATCGGATTTCCGAATCAACATTCGGATTATTGGCCACCTCGAATTGGGCCTCAAAATCGGTCAGATACCTTTCGCGCCCCAGGGACTTTTTCTTCAAGATGGCCGACTCGTGGACATCCTTTTCCCATTCATCTCTGACGTCAGCTTTTAGGAGATGAAGTTTTAACTTCAGTTCGTCTCGTTGTTGCTTCAGCCCCCCAAAAAACCGCTCAAAATCCTCAAAGGTTTTCATCTTTGTCTCCTGTCTCGGCTCTCTACGCCATGTCCGCTTGATCGTTGCGTGGCCTTGCCCGGAACGGGATACATCTTGGCCTCTGTTTTATCCCGATGTCTTTCCAGGTGTTCGTGCCGTTTCAAGGCAAATTCAGCCATGCGTTTAATAATGTGCGGCAGATCCGATTCTCTCCAGACAGAGGCAAAGCCCTTCATTTTTTGAAGACGCTCACTAATAACATAGGCGCCCTTTTCACGAGGATTGAATCGTATGTCCTCGTACCGAAGGTCGACATTATCTCCCAAAACCTTCTGCAACAACTCCCCAACTGTCTGGGCAAAGAACTTTTTCACATCCTCCGTTGATTCTGCGGCGCTTACTTTCTCTCTGAGCCTGGCTCGGAGGTCTTGTTCCAACTTGCTGAAAGAAATCTGTCTTGTCATGTTATGATCTTCCTTATTTCCGAACTTGGCGGCGGTTAGGATTGCCCTGATGACTGGGCGGACATGTCAGCCCAGTCATGGTTCATCGTCAACTTTTTTTGGAAGTTATGGTTTGAAAGGACGAGATGACCTGCTTTATTTTTTTTCCTTTACACTTTGGGCACTGGATCTTCTTCTTTTGATATTCTGAGACACGCATGGTTACCGTGAACGTTTTGTTACACTTCTCGCAAAAAAACTCGTATGTGGGCATGACCAAACCTCCTTGTAGGAAAATCTCGTGAGGAATTGGTTCGTTCAATGCCGGTCGGCCAAGGGATACTTGTCTCGTATCCCCGGCCGATTGGTTGAAGTACCCCGCCAATTTCACAACAAGTTATCCCCCGTGTGTTGTCCCTAATACATGTCCTCAGCAGGCATCTGGGGCATACCCCCTTTTTTCTTTTTTGGCTTCTCCGCAACGGCAGCCTCTGTGGTCAAGAGGAGCGCAGCCACTGATGCAGCATTT
Coding sequences:
- a CDS encoding zinc ribbon domain-containing protein, whose amino-acid sequence is MPTYEFFCEKCNKTFTVTMRVSEYQKKKIQCPKCKGKKIKQVISSFQTITSKKS